CGGCCTCATAGCTGTCCAAGATCGCGCGGCTGCCAGGGTGCGCCGCCCAGAAGAGGTCGTTCcaggcgccggcgaggccatgCAGATGCGGCGCCAGCGCCTCCGACAGGCACCGCTCGATGCCGCCGCAGACCATCGCCGGCAGGGCTGCGGACAGGCGGTACTCGATGCCAAGCTCACCGAGCTTCAGCTCCACGACGCGGGCGGTCGCAGGCAGGGTGGTCTGCGTTGCGGACACCATGTGGAAGATGGGGCGCTCGGCCGGGCTCACCGGGCcagcgccgacgacggcgctgccggcgccgtcggcgaaCAGTGCCGCGGCGACGAGCTCCTCGAACTGGGCCTCGTCGGGCGAGCGCACGAAGGTGTGGCCGGTCTCGGCGCTGACCACGaggacgcgcgcgccgcgggtGTTCTCGGCGAGGTCCTTGGCGACGCGGAGCGCGCTCGTGCCGGCGGTGCAGCCGTAGAGGTAGAGCAGCGTGCGCTGCACGTCCTGGCGAAGGCCGAGGAGCACCGCCAGGTGGAGGTCCAACcccggagcggcggcgccgccggtagTGGTGCTGACGACGAGGTGCGTGATGtcagcggccggccggccccactCGGCGAtcgccctggccgccgccgcggcggccacgtcGGGCAGGGAGCCCGCGGCGATGCGCATCCTCGTGTCGAGCGAAGGCAGCGCGCGGTCCAGGATCTCCGGGTGCGCGGCGAGCATCTCCTCGGTGATGAGGTGCCCATGGCGCTTCTTGATGCCGGATTTCTCGCCTGAAATGCGATATGGTGTAGGCATTGCAACAGAAAAAAAGCATTAATCCACTAGAGTGTGTGATGTGGCAAAACGGTTCTGTAAGGTTTCTGATTGATCTCTACATATTCTCTTCATCTTTGCCTTGAGCATGGCGAGGTGGTCGCTCTTGGTGACCCGGAAGTACCAGTCGGCAAACTCATCCTGGAGCAGGAAGTGCGATGGGTTCGCCGTGCCGATAGCGAGCACGGCCGCGTGCCCGTCAGCGCTGCGCGGCCTCCGGGCATCCTGAATGACCGTGGCCGGACTGCCCGTTGCTGCCATGGTTGATCtcgctccggccggccggcggaaAGAGCAGTGGAAGAAGTACTAGGCCGGTCGTCGTATGAAGACGGGACAGAGCAAGCTATCGAAGCTCTTGGATATATAGTAGTGCGTGACGTGGTTTCGTCTAAGCTTGTTTAGGTGGCAAATTGCTAACTATTAACCGGTATCGTACGTACACTGTTAACAATATGAATGGAGCGCTGCTCTTAAGGAGATGCATGCTAGGCATGAAAATGAACGGAGTTTTTGTGTGCGTCTCTTCACGTGAAAAGAATGCGGCATGAGCTGTTCCTTAGTACGACTAGTCCATTAAACCCTAACGCGCGCCTACATATTTAGTTAAGATGTATGACCAGTAATAGAGATTCGTCCGAAAATCATGTTTCGAGATTCAAACACATAAGATGGTGCAATAAAAAGTGAAAATAAAATTATGAATATGAATGGAAAaggtgcatagagtaattattattAACTAAAGTTCTATCACAGCCGGAAACTACGGCTACCTTTTGTGAATATTGTGATAGAATATTAAACAAAATAGACCGGCAAGGTAAATAGTTTTGATATTAGCTGTGGCATGTGGGTCGGGctcgttcgcttcagcttattcagccggcttatcagccaccaaacagtgtttcctctcacaacaaatcagccgtttcagcttttcagccggcttataagctgaagcgaacaggcctgtCCACATGCCACAGCTAATATCAAAACTATTTACCTTGCCTGTCTATTTTGTTTAATATTCTATCACAATATTCACAAAAGGTACCCGTAGTTTCCGGCTGTGATAGAACTTTAGTTAATAATAATTATTCTATGCACCTTTTCCATTGACATTCATAATTTTATTTTCACTTTTTATTGCACCATCTTATGTGTTTGAATCTCGAAACATGATTTTCGGACGAATCTCTATTACTGGTCATACATCTTAACTAAATATGTAGGCGCGCGTTAGGGTTTAATGGACTAGTCGTACTAAGGAACAGCTCATGCCGCATTCTTTTCACGTGAAGAGACGCACACAAAAACTCCGTTCATTTTCATGCCTAGCATGCATCTTCTTAAGAGCAGCGCTCCATTCATATTGTTAACAGTTTATGTACATCCACGTACGTACGATACCGGTTAAtagtttttatgattttttaataCTTATGCTTCTCAAAATTATTAGTCCGTATTGGAGCATAGGCTGGCTTTGGAAAGTTTATTAGTTCAAAAATCAGCTCCCACTAAAAATTAGGAGTAGGTGGAGCTCTATCAAACAAGTCGTAAGAGATTTTCAGCAGATTCTCATTTCTGATTCCCATTGGGAGAGTTGGTGAAAATAATACTCCAGCAGATCCTCTTTACTTTTCCCTTTTCCCAAATTATTATAACAAATCAATAATCCATAAATCAATAATCCATCCCAGCTCTCTCCaaatatggtagttggattggtATGAGGTTAATAATGAAAGATATGTTAGGAAATACGCATTAGGTAGTTATTGGGAAAGATTTATTTAGAGACTACTGTAGATGCTCTAATATAATCTATTCACCAGGCTTGGTATTACATTAGGATCATTCCTGTGGGTTGCTACGAGTAACAAAACATTTATATTACAATACATATAGCATTCAACATGATAATAATAAtgtgaaaataagaaaaaaattattaaatAAGTTCATTGGATTATTTACACCAGAGATACCCATGTCGCGGCACGAGTGCAAACTACAAAGAGGGGTAaaagttttttgtttaaaaaaaactctATGCAAATGCAATCAGACTACTACTGCTGATAAAGATATACATTGTTCATACATACAACACAAACTTGTAACTACAAAGTCGAGACAGGCTATGAATCGCATGTACAGTATAACAAATGAGTAAACGGATGTACACTTCACTGGCACAACTACACAAATCACTAAAAAGAAGGTACCGCTGCACACTACGCCAGAAAACGTTTTTATTGGCAGGTAAAACCCCACAGTGCTGACGGGTA
This genomic window from Setaria viridis chromosome 8, Setaria_viridis_v4.0, whole genome shotgun sequence contains:
- the LOC117833629 gene encoding bisdemethoxycurcumin synthase — encoded protein: MAATGSPATVIQDARRPRSADGHAAVLAIGTANPSHFLLQDEFADWYFRVTKSDHLAMLKAKMKRICEKSGIKKRHGHLITEEMLAAHPEILDRALPSLDTRMRIAAGSLPDVAAAAAARAIAEWGRPAADITHLVVSTTTGGAAAPGLDLHLAVLLGLRQDVQRTLLYLYGCTAGTSALRVAKDLAENTRGARVLVVSAETGHTFVRSPDEAQFEELVAAALFADGAGSAVVGAGPVSPAERPIFHMVSATQTTLPATARVVELKLGELGIEYRLSAALPAMVCGGIERCLSEALAPHLHGLAGAWNDLFWAAHPGSRAILDSYEAALGLQPEKLAASRRVLSEYGNMLGATVFFVLEEMWRRRGANEEEREKCAWGVMLGLGPGITVETMLLHAAGSQDED